In the Streptomyces cinnamoneus genome, CGGCCGAAGACGTTGATGTCGAGCAGCGAGTTGGTGCCCAGGCGGTTGGCGCCGTGCACCGACACGCAGGCGACCTCGCCGGCGGCGTACAGGCCCGGCACGACGGTGTCGTTGTCGGCCAGCACCTCGCCCTCGACGTTGGTCGGGATGCCGCCCATGGCGTAGTGCGCGGTGGGCTGGATCGGGATCGGGTCCGTGTAGGGCTCGATGCCCAGGTACGTCCGCGCGAACTCGGTGATGTCCGGGAGCTTGGCGTCGAGCTGCTCCGGCGGCAGGTGGGTGAGGTCGAGGTAGACGTGGTCGCCCTCGGGACCGCAGCCACGGCCCTCGCGGATCTCCGTGTAGATGGAGCGCGAGACGACGTCACGCGACGCGAGGTCCTTCATGACCGGCGCGTACTTCTCCATGAAGCGCTCGCCGTCCTTGTTGCGGAGGATGCCGCCCTCACCACGGGCGCCCTCCGTCAGCAGGATGCCCATGCGCCAGATGCCCGTCGGGTGGAACTGGAAGAACTCCATGTCCTCCAGCGGCAGGCCGCGGCGGTAGCAGGCCGCCTGGCCGTCACCCGTCAGGGTGTGCGCGTTGGAGGTCACCTTGAAGAACTTGCCGGTGCCGCCGGAGGCGTAGATGACCGACTTGGCCTGGAAGACGTGGATCTCGCCGGTGGCCAGCTCGTAGGCGACCACACCGGCCGACTTCTTGACGCCGTCGACCTCGGTGATCAGCTGGTCGAGGACGTAGAACTCGTTGAAGAACTCGACGCCCTCCTTCACGCAGTTCTGGAACAGCGTCTGGAGGATCATGTGGCCGGTGCGGTCGGCCGCGTAGCAGGACCGGCGGACCGGGGCCTCGCCGTGGTTGCGGCTGTGACCGCCGAAGCGGCGCTGGTCGATCGTGCCGTCCGGGGTGCGGTTGAACGGCAGGCCCATCTTCTCGAGGTCGAGGACCGCGTCGATGGCCTCCTTCGCCAGGATCTCGGCGGCGTCCTGGTCGACCAGGTAGTCACCGCCCTTGATCGTGTCGAAGGTGTGCCACTCCCAGTTGTCCTCCTCGACGTTCGCGAGGGCGGCGGCCATGCCGCCCTGGGCGGCGCCGGTGTGGGAGCGGGTCGGGTAGAGCTTGGTGAGCACCGCCGTGCGGCTGCGCTTGGTCGACTCGATGGCCGCGCGCATGCCGGCGCCACCGGCGCCGACGATGACGGTGTCGTACTTGTGGATCTTCATGGTCGCGTCAGCCCCGGGCTCTAGCGGATGTTCGGGTCGAAGGTGAAGATCACCAGCGTGCCCAGCAGGACGGTGAACACCGTGGCGGTGTACAGCAGCATCTTCAGCCAGAAGCGGGTGTTCGCCCGCTCCGCGTAGTCGTTGATGACCGTGCGCAGGCCGTTCGCGCCGTGCAGCATCGCGAGCCACAGCATGATCAGGTCCCAGGCCTGCCAGAACGGGGAGGCCCAGCGGCCCGCCACGAAGGCGAAGCCGATCTTGCTGACGCCGCCGTCGAGGACGAGCTGGATCAGCAGGTGGCCGAGGACCAGGACGACGAGCACGATGCCGGACAGCCGCATGAACAGCCAGCCGTACAGCTCGAAGTTCGTGCGGGTCGACTTCGGGGTCTTCTTGGTGCGCTTGCGCGGCGCCTCGATGACCGGGGCCGGGTTGTCGACGTCGTAGAGGGAGACGTCGCTCACAGCGGCCGACGCGGGGGTGGTTTCAGCGGACATTTCGCGACTCAGCTCCCGAACAGCGTGCGCAGCGTGTGCTGGAGCACGGGGTAGAAGGCGCCTGCCATCAGCAAAGCCCAGACCATGACGACCGACCAGAGCATCTGCTTCTGGTAGCGCGGTCCCTTCGACCAGAAGTCCACGGCGATGACCCGGAGGCCGTTGAGCGCGTGGAAGAGGATGGCGGCCACGAGGCCGTACTCCATCACGTTGACGATGGGCGTCTTGTACGTCGCGACGACCTCGTCGTACGCCTCCGGGGAGACGCGGACGAGAGCGGTGTCGAGGACGTGAACGAACAGGAAGAAGAAAATGAGGACGCCGGTGACTCGATGAGCCACCCAGGACCACATACCTTCCCGGCCGCGATACAGCGTTCCAGCCGGCACGGAAAACCCTCCGGGAGCGGGGATTGGGGCCTGCCGGCTTCACTGTCGGTCGGGCCCGGCCGGGTACGGTCCACCGGCCCTGGCCATCGTAGCGACGCCTTGTCGGTTCGGTCTCGCGGGGTATGTCAGGTGTGATCAAACAGGCACGTACGGGCTAGGGCCGTACGGGCCACACCCCGATGACGCCCCGGATCCGGCCCCGATGGGCGCTTTGTGCGGCGGACGGCCGCGCGACCCCTGGGCTGCGGCCGCCCTCCGCCCTATAGTGACGCCCCCCACAAGCCGCCCGGCGAACGCGCGAATTTCATCCATATGAGAGGTATTTCGGGCGCGTAGCCGATGTCGGTATCCCGAAAAGCAATATCTTCGTCCTACGAAGCTCCACGAAGCCCCAAAAAGGCCCACATGGGAGGTTTTGCTCCATGGGACGCATGGGTCTGCCGGTCAGAGTCACCCGCACGTCGGCCATCCGGGGGACCATGGCCGGCCTCGCCCTCCTCACCACGATGTCGCTCATGGGCTGTCCCGCCCGCCACGGCAGCCTCCGGCCGGGGGACGACTCGCGGTCACCGCAGTCGGCCGCGTCCTCCTCCGCCTCCCCCTCGCCCGCCCCGCCCGGCTCCGCCGCCGCCCCGGCGCCGGCCCCCGTGCCCCCGGGCGCGCCCCGCACCGTCCCCGCCGTGCGGGAGTTCACCCAGCGCGCCGGACCCGGCTGGCGGCCCGCCCCCGGCGCCCGCGTGGTGGCCGACCCGGGCGGGCCGCTGGCCGACGAGGGCCGCAAGCTCGCCGGGGACCTCCAGCTGGGCTTCGGCGCGGGCCCCGCCCGCGCCGGCGACGTGGAGCTGACCCTGCGCCCCGGGCAGCCCGGCGGCCCCGAGTCCTACGAGCTCGCCACCCGCGACCGCAAGGTGACGATCACCGCTCCTGACGAGGCCGGCGTCTTCTACGGCACCCGGACGGTGCTCCAGGCCGTGCGCTCCGGCGGCGGGCTGCCCGAGGGCGACGTCCATGACCGCCCCGACCGGGCCCAGCGCGGCCTCAACCTCGACACCGCCCGCAAGAACTTCACCGCGGACTGGATCGAGGGCCGGCTGCGCGAGATGGCCGACCTCAAGCTCAACCAGCTGGGCCTGCACTTCTCCGACGACCAGGGCTTCCGCATCGAGAGCTCCTCGCACCCCGAGATCGTCTCCCCCGAGCACCTGACCAAGGCCGAGGTCCGCCGCATCACCGCCCTGGCCGGCTCGCTCCACATCACCGTCGTCCCCGAGATCGACTCGCCCGGCCACCTCGGCGCCGTCATCGCCGCCCACCCCGGCCTCCAGCTGCGCGACGCCTCCGGCACCGCCGCCCGCGGCGCCGTGGACATCGCCAACCCGCAGTCCGCCCGCATCGTCGACGACCTGCTGCGGGAGTACGCGCCCCTCTTCCCCGGCGCCTGGTTCCACCTCGGCGCCGACGAGTACCGCGCCCTGATGGCCAAGGACCCCCAGGCCTCCTACCCCCGCCTGGCCGAGGCGGCCCGGAGGAAGTACGGCGCCCGCGCCCGGGTCCAGGACCTGGCCACCGGCTGGCTCAACGACCGGGCGGCCGTCGTGCGCAGCGTGGGGAAGACCCCCAAGGCGTGGAACGACGGCTTCTTCCCCGGCGGAGTCGTCAGCCCCGACAAGGGCGTGCAGGTCGAGTACTGGACCGGCAAGGAGCTGGGCGCCCGGCCGCCGCAGGACTACCTGAACGAGGGACGGACGCTGGTCAACCTCAACGACGAGTACCTCTACTACGTCCTCGGCGAGCCGAACCAGTTCCGCTATCCCACCGGTGAGCGGATCTACCGCGACTGGTCGCCGGGCGTGCTGCGCGGCACCACGGCCGTGGCGCAGGCGCAGTCGGGGCCCGACCGGGTGGCCGGCGGCCGGCTCGCCGTCTGGTGCGACCGGGCCCAGGCCCAGACCGCGGACCAGGTCGCGGCCGGCATCCGGATGCCCCTGGCGGCCGTGGCCCAGCGCCTGTGGGACCCCCGCCCGCCCCGGCTGGCCTGGGCCGACTTCACGGCGCTGGCGGGACGCGTGCGGCACTGACCCCGCGGGGCCGGGCGGGCCGGAAGCACCAGGTCAGGGACGCCCGGTCCGCGGCCCGGCGTGTGCCCCGGAGCCCTGGGCTACCCTCCCGGGAAGAACCGCTGCGCGCCCCCGCGCGCCCGCGTCACCGTCAACGAGGGCCCGATGAAGATCGAATTCTTGCTGCACAACGCGTACGGCATCGGCGGCACCATCCGCTCCACCGTCAACCTCGCCGCCGCCCTCGCCGAGCGGCACGAGGTGCGCATCATCAGCGTCAACCGTCCGGTGGACGAGCCCGAGCTGACCATCGACCCCCGGGTGACCCTCACCCCGCTGGTCGACATGCGCGAGGGCACCGACGGCGACGAGTACGCGGCCCCGCTCAACCAGCGGCCCAGTGAGATCTTCCGCGACGAGCGCATCGACAACGGCCGCATGGCCGCCACCGCCCTCACCGACGAGCGGGTCGCCGCCCACCTCGCGGCCACCGACGCGGACGTCGTCATCGCGACCCGCCCCAAGCTCATCGGCTACCTCGCGAAGTACGGCGCCGACCGCCCGTACCTGCGCCTGGGCCAGGAGCACCTCACCCACGAGGCCCACGTCGCCGAGCTGCACGCCGTGATGGACCCGGCCATCGCCGCCCTCGACGCCTTCGCCACCGTCTCGGAGGCCGACGCCGGGCACTACCGGGAGGCGCTGCCGGACGCGAAGGCCCGCATCCTCTCCATCCCCAACGCGGTCCCGGCCCCGGCCGCCGAGCCCTCGGACGGCGCGTCGAAGACGATCGTCTCCGCCGGCCGCCTGGTGGGCGTCAAGCGTTACGACCGCCTCATCGCGGCCTTCGCCAAGGTCGCCGCCGAGCGCCCCGACTGGAACCTGCGGATCTACGGCCGCGGGCCGGCCAAGGCGAAGCTGCGCAAGCAGATCGAGGAGCTGGGCCTCTACGAGCGCGTCACCCTGATGGGCGCCCGCTCGCCGATCGAGACCGAGTGGGCCAAGGGCGCCGTCGCGGCGGTCGCCTCCGACGCCGAGTCCTTCGGCATGACCATCGTCGAGGCCATGCACGCGGGTCTGCCGGTCGTCGCCACCGACTGCCCCTACGGCCCGCGCGAGATCCTCGCCGACGGCACGGACGGCGTCCTCGTGCCGCTCGACGACTCCGACGCGATCGACGCCTACGCGGACGCCCTGCTCCGGCTCACCGGCGACGCCGCCCTGCGCGAGCGGCTGGGCGCCGCCGCCCGCCAGGCGGCACACCGGTACGAACCGGACGCCATCGCCCGGCGGTACGAGGAGCTCTTCGAGGAGCTGCGCCCCGGCTGCACCACCGCGCGGGCCAAGAAGGGCGGGCTGCTGCGCGGCCTCTTCGGCGGCGGCCGCAAGCAGCAGAGCGCGCCGCGCCCGCAGGGCGACGTCGCCCACCCCGACGCCCGCTGCGCGGCCGCGCCCGACGGCTCGCTGGTCTTCCGGCTGCCGGCCGGCCAGCTGACCGACGCGGACAGCCACCTGCTGCTGCGCCACCGGGGCAGCAAGGGCAAGGAGACGGTCCGGGTGCCGCTGCCGCGCCAGGGCCGCGAGGCGGGCGGCTGGGTGGAGGCGCGCGTCGAGCGCGCGGAGCACACCCTGTCCGAGGGGCGCTGGGACACCTACGTCGAGCGGGCGGGCGGAAAGTCCGGCGAGAAGACCCGGCGCCGGCTGCTGGCCGGCCTCGTCGAGCAGAAGGCCCTGCTGACCCTGCCCCTGCGGGAGTCGGCCGAGGGCCACTCCGCCTGGGTCCCGTACGCCACCAGCGACGGTTTCCTCGCCGTCCGCACCTGGCTGCGCACCACGCACGTGGAGGCGGACGAGGTGCGCGTCGGCGACGACGGCATCACGGTCGCGGTCACCGCCCACGGCACCGCGCTCCGCGAGGGCGCCGAGCTGCTCGCCCGGCTGCGGGGCGGCGACGGCTCGGTGGGCGACGTCCGCACCCCGCTGGTGGCGGGCAGCGGCTGCCTTCCCTACGAGCCCATGAGCCGCCGCGTCACCGCGGACGAGCAGGACCTGTGGGACCTGTGGGTGCGCCCGGCAGCGGGTGCCGCGCCGGTGCGCGTCGGCCGGATCGCCGGCGACTTCGCCGACCGCAAGGGCGTCGACACCTTCCCGGCCGTGACGCGCGGCGAGGTGCGGCTGCGGCCGTTCTTCACGGTGACGAACGACCTGACGGTGACGGTCAAGGACACGGCCGTCGACGAGGCGTGAGCAACACCCGGTAGTGATGGGGTTGGTGTGACACAGGAGGGCGCCGGCGCGCTGTAAGACCCAGAACCGTTCAATCGCGAACGGAACGCGAACCTTCGCGGACCTAGGTGCGAACGAGCGCAGACCGAAGGAGATCGGTGATGGGCTTCTGGGGTTACTTATTAGTCGGCCGCGGCGGCGCCCGGGCACTCGTGGAGTGCCCGGCGCTGGCCGCGAACCGGGACCACCTGGTACCCGCCGGGGCGTTCGGGGACGGCTGGCAGCTGTGGGAACACCCCGAACACCCCGCCCTCGGCGACGGCATCGACACGCTCGTCCGCGCCCTCGCCGACCAGACCGGCGCCCCGGCGCTGGCCGCGTACGTCATGGAGAGCGACTGCGCGGTCCTCGTCGGCGCCGGTCCCGGCGATCCGTCGTGGTCCGCCTGCCTGGGCCGCACGACGCTGGCCCGCTACATGGCCGAGACCGGACTCGGCCTCGACGAGCTCTTCCCCGGCCCGGAGGCCGCCGCCGCGCACTGCGCGGCCTGGGCGGACGCGGCCGGATGCGCGGCGGACGCGGCGGAGCT is a window encoding:
- the sdhC gene encoding succinate dehydrogenase, cytochrome b556 subunit — protein: MPAGTLYRGREGMWSWVAHRVTGVLIFFFLFVHVLDTALVRVSPEAYDEVVATYKTPIVNVMEYGLVAAILFHALNGLRVIAVDFWSKGPRYQKQMLWSVVMVWALLMAGAFYPVLQHTLRTLFGS
- a CDS encoding succinate dehydrogenase hydrophobic membrane anchor subunit produces the protein MSAETTPASAAVSDVSLYDVDNPAPVIEAPRKRTKKTPKSTRTNFELYGWLFMRLSGIVLVVLVLGHLLIQLVLDGGVSKIGFAFVAGRWASPFWQAWDLIMLWLAMLHGANGLRTVINDYAERANTRFWLKMLLYTATVFTVLLGTLVIFTFDPNIR
- the sdhA gene encoding succinate dehydrogenase flavoprotein subunit, which gives rise to MKIHKYDTVIVGAGGAGMRAAIESTKRSRTAVLTKLYPTRSHTGAAQGGMAAALANVEEDNWEWHTFDTIKGGDYLVDQDAAEILAKEAIDAVLDLEKMGLPFNRTPDGTIDQRRFGGHSRNHGEAPVRRSCYAADRTGHMILQTLFQNCVKEGVEFFNEFYVLDQLITEVDGVKKSAGVVAYELATGEIHVFQAKSVIYASGGTGKFFKVTSNAHTLTGDGQAACYRRGLPLEDMEFFQFHPTGIWRMGILLTEGARGEGGILRNKDGERFMEKYAPVMKDLASRDVVSRSIYTEIREGRGCGPEGDHVYLDLTHLPPEQLDAKLPDITEFARTYLGIEPYTDPIPIQPTAHYAMGGIPTNVEGEVLADNDTVVPGLYAAGEVACVSVHGANRLGTNSLLDINVFGRRAGIAAAEYAQKADFVELPENPAELVVDQVERLRNSTGTERVAELRKELQETMDANVMVFRTEQTIKTAVEKIAELRERYKNVSVQDKGKRFNTDLLEAIELGNLLDLAEVMAVSALARKESRGGHYREDYPNRDDVNFMRHTMAYREVDADGKDSIRLDYKPVVQTRYQPMERKY
- a CDS encoding glycosyltransferase family 4 protein, encoding MKIEFLLHNAYGIGGTIRSTVNLAAALAERHEVRIISVNRPVDEPELTIDPRVTLTPLVDMREGTDGDEYAAPLNQRPSEIFRDERIDNGRMAATALTDERVAAHLAATDADVVIATRPKLIGYLAKYGADRPYLRLGQEHLTHEAHVAELHAVMDPAIAALDAFATVSEADAGHYREALPDAKARILSIPNAVPAPAAEPSDGASKTIVSAGRLVGVKRYDRLIAAFAKVAAERPDWNLRIYGRGPAKAKLRKQIEELGLYERVTLMGARSPIETEWAKGAVAAVASDAESFGMTIVEAMHAGLPVVATDCPYGPREILADGTDGVLVPLDDSDAIDAYADALLRLTGDAALRERLGAAARQAAHRYEPDAIARRYEELFEELRPGCTTARAKKGGLLRGLFGGGRKQQSAPRPQGDVAHPDARCAAAPDGSLVFRLPAGQLTDADSHLLLRHRGSKGKETVRVPLPRQGREAGGWVEARVERAEHTLSEGRWDTYVERAGGKSGEKTRRRLLAGLVEQKALLTLPLRESAEGHSAWVPYATSDGFLAVRTWLRTTHVEADEVRVGDDGITVAVTAHGTALREGAELLARLRGGDGSVGDVRTPLVAGSGCLPYEPMSRRVTADEQDLWDLWVRPAAGAAPVRVGRIAGDFADRKGVDTFPAVTRGEVRLRPFFTVTNDLTVTVKDTAVDEA
- a CDS encoding beta-N-acetylhexosaminidase, with the protein product MGLPVRVTRTSAIRGTMAGLALLTTMSLMGCPARHGSLRPGDDSRSPQSAASSSASPSPAPPGSAAAPAPAPVPPGAPRTVPAVREFTQRAGPGWRPAPGARVVADPGGPLADEGRKLAGDLQLGFGAGPARAGDVELTLRPGQPGGPESYELATRDRKVTITAPDEAGVFYGTRTVLQAVRSGGGLPEGDVHDRPDRAQRGLNLDTARKNFTADWIEGRLREMADLKLNQLGLHFSDDQGFRIESSSHPEIVSPEHLTKAEVRRITALAGSLHITVVPEIDSPGHLGAVIAAHPGLQLRDASGTAARGAVDIANPQSARIVDDLLREYAPLFPGAWFHLGADEYRALMAKDPQASYPRLAEAARRKYGARARVQDLATGWLNDRAAVVRSVGKTPKAWNDGFFPGGVVSPDKGVQVEYWTGKELGARPPQDYLNEGRTLVNLNDEYLYYVLGEPNQFRYPTGERIYRDWSPGVLRGTTAVAQAQSGPDRVAGGRLAVWCDRAQAQTADQVAAGIRMPLAAVAQRLWDPRPPRLAWADFTALAGRVRH